A window from Neorhizobium sp. NCHU2750 encodes these proteins:
- a CDS encoding isochorismatase family protein, with protein MEIETTAILSIDLQNEYRADGAYPCENYDLILSNARSLMDRARAASVPVIHVQAWVEMEERKNYALLDEKLDESLRSAVAGSRGAEICEEVAPIDDELVIQKRWPSAFMDTNLDAELKQRGIKNLIVVGVWTDSCVRGSVFDAIYKGYRVWLVKDACGSQNDAMHRIGILDMANRLYGGGVLSTVEASKALLGDVYSVWLCTRPIEFDYRLSTIDSYYDAL; from the coding sequence ATGGAAATCGAGACGACCGCCATACTGAGTATCGATCTGCAGAACGAATATCGTGCAGACGGCGCATACCCTTGCGAGAATTACGACCTGATACTGTCCAATGCACGCAGCCTCATGGATCGCGCCCGTGCAGCCAGCGTGCCGGTCATCCATGTTCAGGCCTGGGTTGAAATGGAGGAGCGGAAGAATTACGCCCTGCTTGACGAGAAGCTGGACGAGAGCCTTCGATCGGCAGTGGCCGGAAGCCGAGGCGCCGAGATCTGCGAGGAAGTCGCGCCGATCGACGACGAACTCGTGATTCAAAAGCGCTGGCCAAGCGCGTTCATGGATACTAACCTCGACGCGGAGCTCAAGCAACGCGGCATCAAGAACCTGATTGTCGTCGGGGTATGGACGGACAGCTGCGTGCGCGGAAGCGTATTCGATGCCATTTACAAGGGCTATCGCGTCTGGCTCGTGAAGGATGCCTGCGGCAGCCAGAACGACGCGATGCACCGGATTGGTATCCTCGACATGGCGAACCGGCTCTATGGCGGAGGTGTTCTGAGCACGGTCGAAGCCAGCAAGGCCCTGCTTGGTGACGTCTATTCGGTCTGGCTGTGCACGCGGCCGATCGAATTCGATTACAGGCTTTCGACAATCGACAGCTATTACGACGCCTTGTAG
- a CDS encoding Zn-dependent hydrolase translates to MESGAEALPSLSAGQIVARRILGTLEAATKTPPGITRAAYGPGEQFAHDLVRAEAEALGARAQVDAAGNLYMRLYGRNPDLPELIIGSHLDTVPHGGNYDGAAGVVAGLAVMADLVERQMAPPRTLTVMVTRAEEAAWFPLSYPGSQAAFGLMTPQELEARRSDTGMTLYDHMAQAGFDPEAVLRGEAQIHSQEIAAFIEVHIEQGPRLLAAGRPIGIVSGIAGGFRYVNARCLGAYAHSGAEPRFSRHDSVLGFCDLMQAMELEWDALQKDGREATITVGRIESDPTQHGGSRVLGELSFTLDIRSGDEAVLTALQERLEAACSEIAARRGVRFDLGPAFSWSTGNMDAELISRLDASAERLAMTVPHLPSGAGHDAAAFAAAGVSSAMLFVRNENGSHNPDESMEMADLDEAIRILGDFVMNYEKN, encoded by the coding sequence ATGGAAAGCGGGGCAGAGGCATTGCCCTCCCTGTCGGCGGGACAGATCGTTGCACGTCGTATTCTCGGCACGCTGGAGGCGGCTACGAAGACGCCCCCCGGCATTACGCGAGCGGCCTATGGTCCGGGCGAGCAATTCGCCCATGACCTTGTGCGCGCAGAGGCCGAAGCGCTCGGTGCACGAGCCCAGGTGGACGCGGCGGGCAATCTTTACATGCGGCTTTACGGTCGCAATCCCGATCTGCCGGAACTCATCATCGGATCGCATCTGGACACTGTTCCGCATGGCGGCAACTACGATGGCGCAGCCGGCGTAGTTGCCGGACTTGCCGTCATGGCCGATCTTGTTGAACGGCAGATGGCGCCACCTCGAACCTTAACCGTTATGGTGACCCGGGCTGAGGAAGCGGCCTGGTTTCCCCTTTCCTATCCGGGAAGCCAGGCAGCGTTCGGTCTGATGACCCCACAGGAACTTGAGGCCCGGCGATCAGACACCGGTATGACCCTATACGATCACATGGCCCAGGCGGGCTTTGATCCCGAAGCCGTTCTGCGTGGGGAAGCCCAGATCCATTCGCAGGAGATCGCGGCCTTTATCGAGGTCCATATAGAACAGGGCCCCAGGCTCCTGGCTGCCGGTCGGCCGATCGGCATCGTTTCCGGCATTGCCGGAGGGTTCAGATATGTCAATGCCCGATGCCTTGGTGCCTATGCGCATTCCGGCGCCGAGCCCCGCTTCTCGCGACATGACAGCGTGCTTGGCTTCTGCGACCTGATGCAAGCCATGGAACTTGAATGGGATGCTCTGCAAAAGGACGGCCGCGAGGCAACCATCACCGTGGGCAGGATCGAATCGGATCCGACACAACATGGTGGAAGCCGTGTTCTTGGCGAGCTCTCGTTTACCCTCGACATACGCAGTGGCGACGAGGCGGTGCTGACTGCCCTGCAGGAGCGCCTCGAGGCGGCCTGTTCCGAAATAGCCGCCCGACGCGGCGTGAGGTTCGATTTGGGGCCGGCCTTCTCCTGGTCAACGGGCAACATGGATGCAGAATTGATATCGCGCCTGGATGCATCAGCTGAAAGGCTGGCGATGACGGTACCTCACCTGCCAAGCGGCGCGGGACATGATGCGGCCGCCTTTGCCGCTGCCGGTGTATCGAGTGCCATGCTCTTCGTTCGCAACGAAAACGGCAGCCACAATCCCGATGAAAGCATGGAAATGGCCGACCTCGACGAGGCCATCCGCATTCTGGGTGATTTCGTCATGAATTATGAAAAGAATTGA
- a CDS encoding nitrilase-related carbon-nitrogen hydrolase, with product MARYLTLATCQTGPIQRNATRRETVDRLIALLERAAAAGAELAVFPEMALTTFFPRWAMEDESEINAFYEAQMPGPETEALFAAARRLKIGFALGYSELIEEEGRLRRFNTMGLFGADGEMIGRYRKIHLPGSEAPEDGTTVHLERRYFEPGNLGFPVYSYRGVRVGLALCNDRRWPETYRMLCLNGAEVALLGYNTPLLLDEAPTLAHLRMFHNHLPMQAGAYQNTLWVAAAAKAGIEEGQSLIGGSCIIAPSGEIAALATTLGDEVIVHRADLDMIDVCRKVNFDFARYRRPKEYSLIAERAGPVV from the coding sequence ATGGCTCGATATCTGACCCTGGCAACCTGCCAGACAGGGCCAATCCAACGCAACGCGACACGAAGAGAAACAGTCGACAGGCTGATTGCTCTTCTCGAAAGAGCCGCTGCCGCCGGCGCGGAACTGGCTGTGTTTCCAGAGATGGCGCTGACCACCTTCTTCCCACGCTGGGCGATGGAAGACGAGAGCGAAATCAATGCGTTTTACGAGGCGCAAATGCCGGGACCGGAAACCGAGGCGCTGTTTGCGGCCGCGCGGCGTCTGAAAATCGGTTTCGCGCTTGGATATTCCGAACTCATCGAAGAAGAAGGACGCCTTCGCCGCTTCAACACGATGGGTCTGTTCGGAGCCGATGGCGAAATGATCGGGCGTTACCGCAAGATCCACCTTCCCGGCTCTGAAGCGCCCGAAGACGGAACCACGGTGCATCTGGAAAGACGCTATTTCGAGCCCGGCAATCTCGGCTTCCCGGTCTACTCCTATCGCGGCGTGCGGGTTGGCCTCGCACTTTGCAATGATCGCCGCTGGCCGGAAACCTACCGAATGCTCTGCCTGAATGGAGCGGAAGTCGCCCTTCTCGGGTACAATACCCCGCTGCTCCTCGACGAAGCGCCGACACTCGCCCATCTGAGAATGTTCCACAATCACCTGCCCATGCAGGCGGGTGCCTATCAGAACACCTTGTGGGTCGCGGCGGCAGCCAAGGCAGGGATCGAGGAAGGGCAATCGCTGATCGGCGGCTCGTGCATCATTGCGCCAAGTGGCGAAATCGCTGCACTCGCAACGACGCTTGGCGACGAGGTCATCGTCCACCGCGCAGATCTTGACATGATCGACGTGTGCAGAAAGGTCAATTTCGACTTCGCACGCTATCGCCGGCCGAAAGAATACAGCCTGATTGCAGAGCGCGCCGGGCCAGTCGTCTGA
- the hydA gene encoding dihydropyrimidinase: MHERVIKGGRVALPTGWGQCDIGIDDGRISAIGADLDGASTTDASGLWVMPGGIDAHCHLDQPSWGGAETADGFSSGSISAAFGGTSCIIPFAMPGPNMSTFAAVERSLECANGQSILDYGLHGVMTPASGEPDEELRALAAAGIPSVKAFMTYDGFAVSDELMLAMMDCGRSLGMTVMVHAENDAIIRRTTLKLLQAGKTGFPYHAVAHGEAAEREATHRVATLAEVSGSRVVIVHVSTAQSLDEVTRSQARGTDVVAETCPQYLLLDASYLAGKPEDAARFVFSPPPRSVRSQNALWDGLTAGTISLWSSDHSPYRLADKLPEGRDVRFDRAVSGIPGIETRLPILFSEGLLTNRLSLERYLAVAGGNAAAIYGLDHLKGRISVGLDADLALWDPTVTWTLRSAELHSGVDFTPYEGRSLTGKPVTVLVRGTPVIEDGKLLPGLPRGQFIKRRAANPSTFKYPIEETTPWLDI, translated from the coding sequence TGATGCCGGGCGGGATCGATGCACATTGCCACCTCGACCAGCCCTCATGGGGTGGCGCGGAAACCGCAGACGGCTTCAGTTCGGGCAGCATTTCCGCAGCCTTCGGAGGCACATCCTGCATCATCCCGTTTGCTATGCCGGGACCGAACATGAGCACGTTTGCGGCCGTCGAGCGATCGCTCGAATGCGCGAATGGACAATCTATTCTCGACTATGGCCTTCACGGCGTGATGACGCCTGCGTCTGGTGAGCCCGACGAAGAACTTCGGGCTCTGGCAGCTGCCGGCATCCCGTCCGTGAAGGCCTTCATGACTTATGACGGTTTTGCGGTTTCCGACGAACTGATGCTCGCCATGATGGATTGTGGCAGATCATTGGGCATGACCGTGATGGTCCATGCCGAAAATGACGCGATAATCCGCAGGACCACGCTCAAGTTGCTGCAAGCGGGGAAGACCGGCTTCCCCTACCACGCCGTCGCGCATGGCGAAGCTGCCGAACGTGAAGCGACGCATCGGGTAGCGACGCTTGCGGAGGTTTCCGGTTCCCGCGTTGTTATCGTGCATGTGTCGACGGCTCAGTCGCTTGACGAGGTCACGCGAAGCCAGGCACGAGGCACCGATGTCGTTGCCGAGACCTGCCCCCAATACCTGCTTCTCGATGCCAGCTATCTTGCCGGAAAGCCTGAAGACGCCGCGCGTTTCGTCTTCTCGCCACCGCCACGCTCCGTTCGCAGCCAGAATGCACTCTGGGATGGACTGACCGCCGGCACCATTTCTCTATGGTCCTCGGACCACTCCCCCTATCGTCTGGCCGACAAATTGCCTGAGGGACGCGACGTGCGGTTTGACCGCGCCGTAAGCGGCATACCTGGCATCGAAACACGGTTGCCCATCCTTTTTTCGGAAGGGCTCCTGACGAACCGGCTCAGCCTGGAACGCTATCTGGCCGTCGCGGGTGGGAACGCAGCGGCAATTTACGGTCTCGATCATCTCAAGGGACGCATATCGGTTGGGCTCGATGCCGATCTCGCACTATGGGATCCGACGGTAACATGGACCCTCAGAAGCGCCGAGCTGCATAGCGGAGTCGACTTCACCCCCTACGAAGGTCGCTCGCTTACCGGAAAGCCGGTGACCGTCTTGGTCCGCGGAACTCCTGTCATCGAGGACGGAAAGCTGCTGCCCGGCTTGCCCCGAGGCCAGTTCATCAAGCGCAGAGCGGCCAACCCATCAACATTCAAATACCCTATCGAGGAGACAACCCCATGGCTCGATATCTGA